The proteins below come from a single Esox lucius isolate fEsoLuc1 chromosome 7, fEsoLuc1.pri, whole genome shotgun sequence genomic window:
- the bbs1 gene encoding Bardet-Biedl syndrome 1 protein isoform X1 gives MSSVPEMKGNTDINGKWLDAHYDPVANLYTFSSCIVLADLHGDGENKLVVGDLGTGSSNMKLKVYRGTGLMSENTLLDLPTGLVSFLMDQHEPRTPAIAVASGPYIYVYKNLRPYFKFTLPPLEVNALEQDVWNQAREDMIDPLSLKEMLDSIRDKADVPLSVRSLRFLMLDPQDMEAFVNLYKEQPIRRQTVITCISTLKKNMADEDAVSCLVIGTESKDVYILDPEAFTVLTKMSLPSAPTQMDVTGQFDVEFRITVACRNGNIYVLRRESPKPKYCIELSSHPVGLVRIGKNVVVGCAQETLQGFTQKGKKLWTVCLPAPVTTMSVMDLPTRGFQAVLVGLANSEVHLYRDKNLISTIKTPDIVTSICFGRYGREDGTLIMTTKGGGLIVKILKRTAVFDDRDSAPGPPLAQSIRLNVPKKTKLYVDQTMRERENSVAMHRAFQMDLSRLRLAAARAYVKALESSLTPMSSSLSEPLRMNAVVQGLGPSFKLTLNIQNTAVCRPVMNLAISFLYDESLYSMKTAFFKIPLLVPGLNYPIDTFVECLSDKGISDIIKVFVLREGKSAPLLTAHINMPVSEGLALN, from the exons tacagACATTAACGGAAAATGGTTAGATGCCCACTACGATCCAGTAGCCAATCTCTATACTTTTTCATCCTGTATTG TTCTGGCAGACCTGCATGGTGATGGAGAGAATAAA TTAGTGGTGGGGGACCTGGGGACCGGTTCAAGCAACATGAAGCTAAAGGTTTACCGCGGAACAGGCCTGATGAGTGAGAACACACTGCTTGACCTGCCCACTGGCTTAGTGTCTTTCCTCATGGACCAGCACGAGCCGCGCACCCCTGCAATTGCTGTAGCATCCGGACCTTACATCTATGTCTATAAAAACCTGCGACCCTACTTCAAGTTTACTCTTCCCCCATTAGAGGTCAATGCTCTGGAACAAGACGTTTGGAACCAGGCCAGGGAG gACATGATTGACCCATTGAGCTTGAAGGAGATGTTGGACAGCATTAG AGACAAGGCTGATGTTCCCCTCTCTGTCAGATCTTTGAG GTTCCTCATGTTGGACCCTCAAGACATGGAGGCTTTTGTGAACCTTTATAAGGAGCAGCCAATACGAAGACAG ACCGTTATTACGTGCATCAGCACCCTGAAGAAGAACATGGCTGATGAGGACGCAGTCAGCTGTCTGGTTATTGGTACTGAGAGTAAAGATGTCTACATCCTGGACCCCGAGGCCTTCACGGTCCTCACCAAG ATGTCCCTGCCCAGCGCTCCCACTCAGATGGACGTGACTGGTCAGTTTGACGTGGAGTTTCGGATTACCGTGGCCTGTCGCAACGGGAACATCTACGTCCTCCGCAG GGAGTCCCCGAAGCCCAAGTACTGCATCGAGCTTTCTTCTCACCCCGTGGGTTTGGTGAGGATAGGGAAGAATGTGGTGGTGGGCTGCGCCCAGGAGACCCTGCAGGGCTTCACACAGAAG GGGAAGAAGCTGTGgaccgtctgtctgcctgcccctgTCACCACCATGAGTGTTATGGATCTTCCCACCCGGGGCTTCCAAGCAGTGCTAGTGGGCCTGGCTAACTCTGAAGTCCACTTGTACAGGGATAAAAACCTCATCAGCACCATCAAGACTCCG GACATAGTGACCAGCATTTGCTTTGGGAGATATGGACGAGAAGATGGGACTCTTATTATGACCACTAAAG GAGGGGGTCTGATCGTGAAAATCCTTAAGAGGACTGCCGTATTCGATGACAGAGATTCCGCCCCTGGCCCCCCTCTGGCACAAAGCATCCGTCTCAACGTCCCCAAGAAGACCAAGCTGTATGTGGACCAGaccatgagagagagggagaactcTGTGG CGATGCACAGGGCCTTCCAGATGGACCTGAGTCGTCTCCGGCTGGCCGCAGCGAGGGCTTACGTTAAAGCCCTGGAGTCCAGTCTCACTCCCATGTCCTCCAGCCTGTCCGAGCCTCTCAGGATGAACGCTGTG GTGCAGGGCCTGGGCCCGTCCTTCAAGCTAACCCTGAACATCCAGAACACAGCTGTGTGCCGTCCCGTCATGAACTTGGCCATCAGCTTTCTCTACGATGAGAGCCTGTACAGCATGAAGACGGCCTTCTTTAAG ATCCCCTTACTGGTTCCCGGGCTCAACTACCCTATTGACACGTTCGTGGAGTGCCTGAGTGATAAGGGAATCTCGGACATTATCAAA GTGTTTGTTCTACGAGAGGGCAAAAGTGCACCTCTGCTGACTGCCCATATCAACATGCCCGTCAGCGAGGGACTGGCACTCAACTGA
- the si:dkeyp-50d11.2 gene encoding calpain-1 catalytic subunit: protein MAVAQVMEQVIERVFASGVASRLRSQWDRDEGFGQNDKALKFLGQDFEFLRAHSLQCRRLFEDDTFPAQVSSLGFKDLGPRSAKTQGVQWMRPTEFCTDPHFIVDGATRTDVCQGALGDCWLLAAIASLTLNETLLHRVVPHGQSFHNQYAGIFHFQFWQFGEWVDVVIDDRLPVKEGKLLFLHSAEGAEFWSALLEKAYAKLNGCYEALSGGSTSEGFEDFTGGVTEMFELKKAPADLFSIISRAVERGSLLGCSIDISGFFEMEAMTFKKLVKGHAYSVTGVEEVEYKGSPTKLLRIRNPWGEVEWTGAWSDNSREWSCVDPSVRARLYNRSEDGEFWMSFNDFMREFSRLEICNLTADALQASQVKKWSSALYPGEWRRGSTAGGCRNFPATFWLNPQFKVALQHPDTEGQSGCSFLVALMQKDRRRQRREGKDMETIGFAIYEVPEEYSGRTGVHLKRDFFLSHSSSARSELFINLREVSSRFCLPQGEYIIVPSTFEPQKDGDFVLRVFSERPADSQELDDDITADLPEEVELDESQIDAGFKSLFRQLAGAEMEISNSKLQTILNRIISKHKDLKTDGFGKEACRCMITLMDTTGTGKLGLTEFHVLWEKIKRYLTVFRKFDLDKSGTMSSYEMRMALESAGFKLNNQLFQLIILRYAKEDLNVDFDNFVNCLIRLETMFKTFKEMDTDADGVVSFSFVQWITLTMFA from the exons ATGGCTGTGGCGCAAGTGATGGAGCAGGTGATAGAGCGTGTTTTTGCTTCTGGGGTGGCTTCTCGTCTGAGGAGCCAATGGGACCGCGACGAAGGCTTCGGTCAGAATGACAAAGCTTTGAAGTTCCTGGGCCAGGATTTTGAGTTTCTCCGGGCCCACAGTCTGCAGTGCAGACGCTTATTTGAAGATGACACATTCCCCGCTCAGGTCTCGTCACTGGGATTCAAGGATCTTGGGCCGCGCTCCGCGAAGACACAGGGTGTCCAGTGGATGCGTCCCACG GAGTTCTGCACTGACCCTCACTTTATCGTAGACGGAGCCACACGTACAGACGTCTGCCAGGGAGCTCTGG GTGACTGTTGGTTGCTGGCAGCTATCGCTTCCCTCACGCTGAATGAGACTCTACTACATCGGGTGGTGCCCCATGGGCAGAGCTTCCACAACCAGTATGCGGGGATCTTTCACTTCCAG TTCTGGCAGTTTGGGGAGTGGGTGGATGTGGTGATCGATGACAGGCTACCGGTTAAGGAAGGCAAGCTGCTGTTCCTCCACTCGGCAGAGGGGGCAGAGTTCTGGAGCGCCCTGCTGGAAAAGGCCTATGCCAA GCTTAACGGGTGTTACGAGGCCCTCTCAGGGGGCAGTACATCGGAGGGATTTGAGGACTTCACAGGAGGCGTGACAGAGATGTTTGAACTGAAGAAGGCCCCTGCAGATCTATTCAGCATCATCAGCAGAGCTGTGGAGCGAGGATCCCTGCTAGGCTGCTCCATAGAC ATCTCTGGATTTTTTGAAATGGAGGCTATGACATTCAAGAAGCTGGTGAAAGGCCACGCCTACTCCGTGACAGGGGTCGAGGAG GTGGAGTATAAAGGAAGTCCCACCAAGCTGCTGCGGATCCGGAACCCATGGGGAGAGGTGGAGTGGACCGGTGCCTGGAGTGACAA TTCAAGGGAGTGGTCATGTGTTGACCCGTCAGTCAGAGCAAGACTGTACAACCGCAGCGAGGATGGGGAGTTCTG GATGTCTTTCAATGACTTCATGCGCGAGTTCAGCCGTTTGGAGATCTGTAATCTGACTGCAGATGCCCTGCAGGCCAGTCAGGTGAAGAAGTGGAGCTCAGCTCTGTACCctggagagtggaggagaggcagcaCCGCGGGAGGCTGCAGGAACTTCCCTG CAACATTCTGGCTCAACCCTCAGTTCAAAGTAGCCCTGCAACACCCTGACACAGAGGGCCAATCAGGTTGCagcttcctggtggcactgatgcAGAAGGATCGTCGTCGGCAACGGCGCGAGGGGAAAGACATGGAGACCATTGGATTTGCCATCTATGAG GTTCCAGAGGAG TATAGTGGTCGGACTGGGGTACACTTGAAGAGGGATTTCTTTCTGAGCCACAGCTCCAGTGCACGGTCGGAGCTCTTCATCAACCTGCGCGAGGTCAGCTCCCGCTTCTGTTTGCCCCAGGGAGAGTACATTATCGTCCCCTCCACCTTTGAGCCCCAAAAGGACGGAGACTTTGTGCTCAGGGTGTTCTCTGAAAGGCCAGCTGACTCCCA GGAACTggatgatgacatcacagctgATCTACCCGAGGAG GTGGAGCTGGATGAAAGCCAGATTGATGCAGGCTTCAAGAGTCTCTTCAGACAGCTAGCTGGAGCA GAAATGGAGATCAGTAATTCCAAGCTTCAGACAATCCTAAACAGAATCATCAGCAAGC ATAAAGACCTGAAGACGGACGGCTTTGGAAAGGAGGCATGTCGTTGCATGATTACACTCATGGAT ACCACCGGCACAGGGAAATTGGGCTTGACTGAGTTCCATGTGCTGTGGGAGAAAATCAAACGCTACCTG ACTGTGTTTAGGAAGTTTGACCTGGACAAATCTGGCACCATGAGCTCCTATGAAATGCGCATGGCACTGGAATCAGCTG GCTTCAAGCTGAATAATCAACTGTTCCAACTCATTATCCTGCGCTACGCAAAGGAAGACCTGAACGTGGACTTTGATAACTTTGTGAACTGTCTCATCCGCCTTGAAACCATGTTCA AGACATTTAAAGAAATGGACACCGATGCCGATGGGGTGGTGTCCTTCAGCTTTGTCCAG TGGATCACCCTCACCATGTTTGCCTAG
- the bbs1 gene encoding Bardet-Biedl syndrome 1 protein isoform X2 produces MKLKVYRGTGLMSENTLLDLPTGLVSFLMDQHEPRTPAIAVASGPYIYVYKNLRPYFKFTLPPLEVNALEQDVWNQAREDMIDPLSLKEMLDSIRDKADVPLSVRSLRFLMLDPQDMEAFVNLYKEQPIRRQTVITCISTLKKNMADEDAVSCLVIGTESKDVYILDPEAFTVLTKMSLPSAPTQMDVTGQFDVEFRITVACRNGNIYVLRRESPKPKYCIELSSHPVGLVRIGKNVVVGCAQETLQGFTQKGKKLWTVCLPAPVTTMSVMDLPTRGFQAVLVGLANSEVHLYRDKNLISTIKTPDIVTSICFGRYGREDGTLIMTTKGGGLIVKILKRTAVFDDRDSAPGPPLAQSIRLNVPKKTKLYVDQTMRERENSVAMHRAFQMDLSRLRLAAARAYVKALESSLTPMSSSLSEPLRMNAVVQGLGPSFKLTLNIQNTAVCRPVMNLAISFLYDESLYSMKTAFFKIPLLVPGLNYPIDTFVECLSDKGISDIIKVFVLREGKSAPLLTAHINMPVSEGLALN; encoded by the exons ATGAAGCTAAAGGTTTACCGCGGAACAGGCCTGATGAGTGAGAACACACTGCTTGACCTGCCCACTGGCTTAGTGTCTTTCCTCATGGACCAGCACGAGCCGCGCACCCCTGCAATTGCTGTAGCATCCGGACCTTACATCTATGTCTATAAAAACCTGCGACCCTACTTCAAGTTTACTCTTCCCCCATTAGAGGTCAATGCTCTGGAACAAGACGTTTGGAACCAGGCCAGGGAG gACATGATTGACCCATTGAGCTTGAAGGAGATGTTGGACAGCATTAG AGACAAGGCTGATGTTCCCCTCTCTGTCAGATCTTTGAG GTTCCTCATGTTGGACCCTCAAGACATGGAGGCTTTTGTGAACCTTTATAAGGAGCAGCCAATACGAAGACAG ACCGTTATTACGTGCATCAGCACCCTGAAGAAGAACATGGCTGATGAGGACGCAGTCAGCTGTCTGGTTATTGGTACTGAGAGTAAAGATGTCTACATCCTGGACCCCGAGGCCTTCACGGTCCTCACCAAG ATGTCCCTGCCCAGCGCTCCCACTCAGATGGACGTGACTGGTCAGTTTGACGTGGAGTTTCGGATTACCGTGGCCTGTCGCAACGGGAACATCTACGTCCTCCGCAG GGAGTCCCCGAAGCCCAAGTACTGCATCGAGCTTTCTTCTCACCCCGTGGGTTTGGTGAGGATAGGGAAGAATGTGGTGGTGGGCTGCGCCCAGGAGACCCTGCAGGGCTTCACACAGAAG GGGAAGAAGCTGTGgaccgtctgtctgcctgcccctgTCACCACCATGAGTGTTATGGATCTTCCCACCCGGGGCTTCCAAGCAGTGCTAGTGGGCCTGGCTAACTCTGAAGTCCACTTGTACAGGGATAAAAACCTCATCAGCACCATCAAGACTCCG GACATAGTGACCAGCATTTGCTTTGGGAGATATGGACGAGAAGATGGGACTCTTATTATGACCACTAAAG GAGGGGGTCTGATCGTGAAAATCCTTAAGAGGACTGCCGTATTCGATGACAGAGATTCCGCCCCTGGCCCCCCTCTGGCACAAAGCATCCGTCTCAACGTCCCCAAGAAGACCAAGCTGTATGTGGACCAGaccatgagagagagggagaactcTGTGG CGATGCACAGGGCCTTCCAGATGGACCTGAGTCGTCTCCGGCTGGCCGCAGCGAGGGCTTACGTTAAAGCCCTGGAGTCCAGTCTCACTCCCATGTCCTCCAGCCTGTCCGAGCCTCTCAGGATGAACGCTGTG GTGCAGGGCCTGGGCCCGTCCTTCAAGCTAACCCTGAACATCCAGAACACAGCTGTGTGCCGTCCCGTCATGAACTTGGCCATCAGCTTTCTCTACGATGAGAGCCTGTACAGCATGAAGACGGCCTTCTTTAAG ATCCCCTTACTGGTTCCCGGGCTCAACTACCCTATTGACACGTTCGTGGAGTGCCTGAGTGATAAGGGAATCTCGGACATTATCAAA GTGTTTGTTCTACGAGAGGGCAAAAGTGCACCTCTGCTGACTGCCCATATCAACATGCCCGTCAGCGAGGGACTGGCACTCAACTGA